From the genome of Clostridia bacterium:
TGGCCGTCGCCGCCGGCGGGGGCCCCGTGTGGGCCGGCCCGTGCCGGACGGAGACGCTGGCGCTCCTCGCGGACCTGCCGTGCCCAGCGATCGGTCACGGCCTCAAGCCGCTCCTGACGGCCGCCGCTTATGCGGGGTTGCCCGTTCCCCGCTTGGCCTTCGATACCGAGCTCGCCGCGTACCTCCTGGACCCCGGCCGGTCGACGTACCCGCTCGAGGATCTCGTCCGGCACCGCCTCGGCGAAGAACTCCCGCCGCTGGAGCCGGGCGGCGACACGGACACGCGCTTGCGCGCGCTGGCGCGCCGCGCGCACGCCGTCCACCGCCTGGTCGGTCCGCTGCGCGCGGAACTGCAGGCGATGGGGCTGGAGAGGCTGTACGACGACGTGGAACTGCCGCTCGTGCCGGTGCTGGCGCGAGTGGAGGCGGCCGGCATCTGCGTCGACCGCGCGGCCCTGGAGGAGCTCGGGCGCACGTTCGCGGCGCGCATCGCGGAGCTCGAGCAGGAGATTTACGACCTCGCCGGCGGGCCGTTCAACATCAACTCCACTCAGCAACTCGGCGTGATCCTGTTCGAGCGGCTCGGCCTCGCGCCGCTCCGCAAGACGAAGACGGGATACTCCACGGATGCGGAGACTCTTGAGGCGCTCTCCGCCGAGCACCCGCTGCCGGCCAGGGTTCTGGAGTACCGCGGCCTCGTGAAGCTTCGGGGGACCTACGTGGAGGGCCTCGCCGAACAGATCGACCCGGCGACGGGCCGCATTCACACCACCCTCGCGCAGACGGTCGCGGCGACGGGCCGGCTGTCCAGCGTCGATCCGAACCTGCAGAACATTCCCGTGCGCGAGGAGATGGGCCGGCAACTGCGCAAGGCGTTCGTCGCCCCGCCGGGCCACCTCCTCCTCGCCGTCGACTACTCCCAGATCGAGCTTCGCCTCCTGGCGCACTTCTCGCAGGACGAGGGCATGATGGCCGCCTTCCGCGACGCCGCCGACATCCATCGCCAGACCGCCGCGGAAGTCTTCGGGGTGCCGCTGGAGGCGGTCACGCCGGAGATGCGCAGCGCGGCGAAGGCGGTCAACTTCGGCATCGTGTACGGGATCAGCGACTTCGGCCTCAGCCGCAACCTCGGCATCTCGCGGGAAGCCGCGCACGAGTTCATCGCCCGGTACTTCGAGCGCTACCCGGGCGTCAAGCGGTACCTGGACGAGACGGTCCGCCAGGCCCGCGAGGCCGGGTACGTGCGCACGCTGTTCGGCCGCATCCGCCACCTGCCCGACATCCACTCCCGCAACTTCGCGCGCCGCCAGTACGCGGAGCGCACCGCGATGAACACGCCGCTGCAGGGCACGGCCGCGGACCTGATCAAGGTCGCGATGCTGCGGGCCGACCGCGCCCTGCGCGAGCAGGGCCTGCGCGCCCGCATGGTGCTGCAGGTGCACGACGAGCTCATCTTCGAGGTGCCGGAAGAGGAGCTGCAGGCGGTGCGCGACCTGGCGATCGACGCCCTATCGGGCGCGGCCCGGTTGCGCGTGCCCCTTGTGGCCGAGGCCAAGTGTGGGCCGAACTGGTACGCCATGCGACCGATCTAGCCCGCGGTGCGCGGCGCCATGATCCGCCGCGAGCGTCCGACGAAGCGACGCGGCGACCCGGCGTGCCCCGCGAACCGGGCGCATCCACGGAGGAGTCATGCCGGAACTGCCTGAGGTGGAGACGGTGCGCCGCTCCCTGGCCCCGTGGGTCGAAGGGCGGCGGATCGCGGAGGTCCACGTATTCTCGCCGCACGTGGTGGACGGCGACCCGGACGCGTTCGCCCGGGCCGTGCGCGGCCTGCGCGTGCGGCGGCTGGCGCGCCGCGGCAAGTACCTCCTGTTTCGGATGGATCCTCCCCACACGCTGGCCGTACACCTGCGGATGACGGGACGGCTGCTCTACCTGGCGCCGTCCGGCCGCGCGCCCCGCGTGGAGCGCGGCGCGCCCGGCATCCACTCGCAGCGCGGCCGCGCGCTGGCGCTGGGGTGGCAGGCCCCGTCGTGGCTGGCCGGTCTCGGCGAGGCGGCCCTCGCGGCCGCGGGGCCTCCGCAGCATACCCATCTGGCCGCCCTCTTCGATGACGGCGGGGTGTTGATGTTCAACGACGTCCGCAAGTTCGGGCGGGTCGCGCTGTGGCCAGGCGCGAGTCCGCCGCCGCTCGTCCGGCTCGGCCCGGAGCCGCTGTCGCGCGCGTTCACGGCCGAGCGGTGGGCGCAGATCCTGGCCGGCCGCCGGGCTCCGATCAAGGCGTTGCTGCTCGACCAGCACAGCGTCGCGGGTCTCGGCAACATCTACGCGGACGAGGCGCTCTGGCGGGCGCGCGTGCACCCGGCCCGGCCCGCGGCCTCGCTCGCGAAGGAGGACGTCGCTCGCCTCCATCGCGCCGTGCGCCGCGTTCTGCGCGAGGCGATCGACCACCGCGGCACCACGCTGCGCGATTACCGCGACGGCGCCGGTCAAGCCGGCGGTTACGCGCCGCACCTTCGCGTCTACGGCCGCGCCGGGCAGCCGTGCCGCCGCTGCGGCCGGACCCTTGAGAAGACGGTCGTCGCCGGGCGCGGCACGACGTACTGCCCGGCCTGCCAGTCACGGTAACCGTTCTCCCCCGTGCGCCCATATCGTGGCGGGGCGGGGGAGATGCGCATTGATGCTGTCGGCCGTCCTCATCGCGGTCGCCGTGAGCCTCGACGGCCTCGTCGTCGGCGCCGCCTACGGCGTCCATCGGATTCGCCTCCACGTCGCCGGTCTGGCGATCATCGGCGCGACATCCACGCTCCTTGTGGCCGCGGCGCAGGCCGCTGGAGGGCGGTTGGCCGCGTGGTTGCCGCCGGAGTGGGCCGGCCGTCTCGGCGGCCTGATGCTGATCGCCGTCGGGGTGACGTTCCTTTTGCAGCAGCGGGCGTCCCGCGCGCCGTCGGATTCGGACACGCGCCCTCGCTCCACGAGCCGCGTGATCCAGATCTGGCGCGCGCCCGAGGCGGCGGACGCCGATCGTTCGGGGACGATTGACTGGCGCGAGGCGCTGGTCCTCGGACTCGCGCTGTCCATGGACGCGTTCGGCGCCGGGCTGGGCGCCGCCATCGGCGGGTGGGGCGGGGCGCTGCTGCCATGGCTCGTCGGAGCGTCCCAGATCACGTTCGTCGCCTGCGGACGATTCCTGGGGCGGCACGCCTTTTCGACGGTCGCCGCACGGCTCGACGTCCTTCCGGCCGTCCTCTTGATCGCCGTCGGCCTGGCTCGACTCGCCTGAAACGGGCGTCGACTGGCCGCCCGGCTTCCGACTGTGCTACCCTGTAGCTCGTTCGGGGGTCGGGCGAGTGTATCTCATCGGGTTGACGGGCGGGATCGCCAGCGGGAAGAGCACGGCGGCGGCCGCCCTGCGCGCCGCGGGCGCGCCGGTCGTGGACGCCGACGCGCTGGCGCGCGAAGTCGTCGAGCCCGGACGGCCTGCGTACGACGCGATCGTGCGTGCGTTCGGGCCGTCCGTCGTCCGGCCCGACGGCCGCCTGGACCGCGCGGCGCTGGGGCGCCTCGTCTTCGCCGACGAGGCCCGCCGCCGCGAGTTGGAGGCGATCGTCCACCCGGCCGTCGGCGCGGAGATCGAGGCGTGGCTGGCACGGCAGAAGGATGCCGGCGCCCCGGCCGCCGTCCTGGAGATCCCATTGCTGTTCGAATCCGGTTGGGACCGCCGCGTCGACGAGTCCTGGGTGATCGACGTCCCCGTCGAGACGCAGGTGGAGCGGCTCGTGCGGCGCGACGGCCTCAGTCGGGAAGAGGCGCGCGCGCGCGTCGCCGCGCAGCTCCCGAGGGAGGAGCGCCTGCGGCGCGCCACGCGGGTGTTCTTCAACGACGGCGACGTCGAGTCGCTCAAGGCGGCCGTCACCGCCGCCTGGCGCGAGGTGCTGGCGAAGATCGGCGGCGGAGCGGCATGAGCGCTTCGCGCCAAGAGCACGCCCGGCTCCGCCGGATCCGGCGTCCCCGGACGAGGCGGGGCGCCTCATGACGCGGCGTCGCCGATGGTGGACGGCAGTCGCGGTCGTCCTTGCGCTCGTCGGCGCGGCTCTCGCGGCGCGCTTGGCCGTGTACGCCGCGTATCCGTTTCCGTACCGCGACATCATCGAGGAAGCGGCGCGCGAATACGGCTTCGACCCGTTTCTCATCGCCGCCGTGATCCGTACGGAATCGCGCTTCCGGCCCGACGCCGTGAGTCCACCCGGGGCGCGCGGGCTGATGCAGCTCATGCCGGACACGGCGCGGCAGCTCGCCGCGAAGGACGGATACGCGTCGTTCGATGACGACATGCTGTTCGACCCGCGCGTCAACGTCCAGCTGGGCACCCAGTACCTGGCGGAGCTGCGGTCGGCGTTCGACGGCAGCCTGCCGGCCGCGCTGGCGGCGTACAACGGCGGGCGGCGGAACGTGCGCTCGTGGCTCGCCGAAGGCGTTTGGGACGGCACGTTCGAGCACGCCGAGCGCGTGCCGTTCTTGGAGACGCGCCGCTTCCTCGAACGCGTGCACCGCGCGCACCGCATCTACGCGTGGCTGTACCGCGGGGAGTAGGACGCGCGCCGCGATCGCGCGATGGGCGCACGCTCGCATTGCGCGCCGGCGCGACGCGTGGTAACATGATGGGCGCGCGAACGCGAAAAGTTTTGCCGAAGTGGTGGAACTGGCAGACACGCGGTGTTCAGGGCGCCGTGAGCCTTGCGCTCGTGTGGGTTCAAATCCCACCTTCGGCACCAAATTTGTGCGGAAGTGCTGGAACTGGCAGACAGGCACGTTTGAGGGGCGTGTGGCGAAAGCCGTGTGGGTTCAAGTCCCACCTTCCGCACCAGATCATTTCCGAAATGCTTCAGCGCCTGCGAGTCCAGGCGCTTTTCATTTTTTGTGCGGTCAATCGTGCCGGTAACTGAGGTGGTAGGGCACGCTCGTCACGAGCACGCCGGGCTTGAAGAGCAGCGCCGCCTTGAGCGCGAGCGCGAACTGGTTGTGCAGGATGACGTGCCACCAGCGTTCGGGCACGAATTCCGGGATCACGACCGTCACCACGGTGTAGACCGAACGGTCCTCTTCAGGCCCGACCTTCTGCAAGTGGTCCAGATACTCCAGGAGGGGGCCCAGCACGGACCGGTAGGGCGAGCGGATCACCACAAGCGGCACCGTCACGCCCCACTGCGCCCACTTTTCGCGCATCCGCTCTTCCTCGGCGTCGTCGGACGCGACCAGGACCGCCGTGACGTCCGGCGACAGGGTCTTGGCGTACTTCAGGGCCCACGCGGTGGGTCGGGTCAGCCCGCTCACCGGCACGATCACCTTGTTGACGATGCGGCGCGGATCGCGGTAACCCTGAAGGCTCAACTGGTGAGCCACGTGGAGGTAGTGCCGCTTGATCGACATGAACATCAGCACGAGCAGCGGGATGACGACCACGACGATCCACGCGCCCTCGAAAAACTTGCCCACCGTGAAGACGACGAGGACGAGCAGCGTCGCGGCGGCGCCCACGCCGTTGATCACCAGCGCCTGCCGCCACCGGCCTTCCCTCCGGGTGAGCCATCGCTTGACGAGGCCCGCCTGCGAGAGTGTGAACGAGATGAACACGCCAATGGCGTAGAGGGGGATCAACTTCGTGGTGCGGGCGTGGAACGCCACGAGAAGCAGGGCCGCCAGCATGGCGAGGATCACGATGCCGTTGCTGTACCCGAGCCGGTCCCCGCGGTGCGTCAGTTGCCGGGGCAGGTAGCCGTCGCGCGCCAGGATGGAGGCGAGGATGGGGAACCCGTTGAAGCTGGTGTTCGCCGCCAGCGACAGGATCAGGATCGTCGCGGTTTGTAGGAGGTAGTAGGCGAACCCCGAGCCGAATGCCTCGTGGCCGAGCTGCGACAGCACCGTCTGCTCGGGCCGCGGCAGGATGCCGTCGCGCACGGCGAGGTAGCTGCTTCCAAGGAAGAGCGAGCCGAGGATGATCGCCATGAGCGTCAGCGTGCGCGCTGCGTTCCGCGCCTGCGGCTCGCGGAAGAGCGGCACGCCGTTGCTGATGGCCTCGACCCCGGTCAGCGCCGTGCTCCCGGAGCTGAACGCTCGGAACAGCAACAACCAGCTCATCGTGTGCACCGCGGCGAAACCGGTGACCGGCGACACGTGCCGGGGGGAGTGGTGCGTCAGGTCGACGAGGATCGTCACGGCCAGCATGGCGATGAACAGGTACGTCGGAACGGCGAAGACGAACCCCGATTCCCGCACGCCCCGCAGGTTGATGATCATGACGGCGAAGACGATGAGCAGGGCGACGTCGACCCGATACGGCGCCAGCGTCCCGACGGCGGAGATGAGCGCGTCGACGCCCGACGAAATGCTCACGGCGACCGTCAAGGTGTAGTCGACCAGCAGCGCGGCGGCCGCGACCAGGCTCGCCGTCGTGCCGAGGTTGTCCCGGGCGACCACGTAGGCCCCGCCGCCGGATGGATAGGCAAAAATCACCTGACGGTAGGAGAGGGCGAGCAGCGCGAGAAGGCCGATGATGGCCAGCGAGATCGGCAGCACGACCGTCGTCTGCGTGAATCCCGCCGCGACGAGGACGATCAGAGTCTCCTCGGTTGCGTAGGCGACGGACGACAGGGCGTCGGCGGACAGCACCGCCAGGGCGCGGGCGATTCCGATGCGCTCGGATTCCTGGGCCCAGGTCGGCAGAGGCCTGCCGATGAGAAGTCGCTTAAGCAGCCGCCACACGGGTTGACCACTTCCGCTTACGCAGGCCATTCTAGTCCGTCGGCACGGCCAGTCAAGGCGAATTGTTCCCTGCCGCAGGGCGGACGGCCACGACCAGGGCGCCGCTCCGCCCCCCACGGGTGTTCAACAGCGCTGAACAAAATTGAAATGACCCCTGGACAGCGATGTATTCTTCCGTAATCATGGTGATCAGTAAGCATTCACCTACAAAGGGGTGCGATCATCGTGACAGACTCGGCACGGGCGCGGCTTCGTCTTAACCTGGGCGGCAACGAGATTGAAATCGAGGGTTCGGACGAGTTCATCCAGGCTGAAGTCGGCCGGCTGGCCAGCCTGGCCCGCCTTCTGAGCGGCGCGGCGGCGGCTCCTGAAGCGGAGGGCGACGAGGAATTCCCGGCGGACGCGGAGGAGTATTCCGCCACGCGGGTGCGTCTCCCTGAGGCCTTCCGCGACTGGATCGCGAAGATGCCGGAGAAGAAGACGGAGCGCATGAAGCTGCTCTGGGCCGGCTACTACGTCCAGCTGCACAGCCGGGACCGCACGTTCCGCATCCGCGACGTGAACAAGCTCCTGGAGGCGCAGGAGCTGACGATCAACCATCCGTCCCAGGTCGTGCACGCCGCGGTGAAGTCCGGCGAGGTGCTCCGCCTGACGCGCGGGCGGTACCGCGTCAGCAATCTCATCGCGCAGACCATCCAGGCTCATTTCCTCGCGTAAGCGTCGCGGCGAAGCCGCCGCGACCGGAAGCACGCCAGGTGCGCTTAAGAACGGTCAGGGGTCCCGTCGAGGGGCCCCTGCTTGCGCCCTTCGGGGCTGGGTTCAGGACGCTCAGGAGCGGGGTGTCGGCGAGTGACGCAAGGCGAAGCCGCATCATCGAAGACGCACGGACGCATGTGGGTCTTGGCGGGCCTCATGCTGAGCACGGCGCTCGCGGCGATGGACGGGACGATCGTCGCCACGGCCAGCCCCTCGATCGTCGCCGAGCTCGGCGGGTTCGCCCTCTTCCCGTGGCTGTTCTCCCTCTACCTGCTGTCGCAGGCCGTGACCATTCCCATTTACGGCAAGCTGGCCGACCTCTACGGGCGAAAGCCCGTGCTTCTGTTCGGCATCGCCGCGTTCGTGCTCGGTTCCGTGCTCTGCGGGTTCTCGTGGAGCATGATCGCGCTGATCGTGTTTCGAGGGCTTCAGGGGATCGGGGCGGGCGCCGTGCTCCCCATCACGATGACGATCGTCGGTGACTTGTTCAGCGTGGAAGAGCGGGCGCGGATCCAGGGGTACGTCAGCAGCGTGTGGGGCATCTCCGCGGTGGTCGCGCCAGCCGTGGGCGGCCTGTTCGTGCAGTACGCCTCATGGCGATGGGTGTTCCTGGTGAACGTGCCCATCGGAGCCCTCGCGGCGTGGACCATCGTCCGGTTTCTGCACGAGCGCGTCGCGTCGCGCGCGCACCGGATCGACGTCCCTGGCGCGGCGCTCCTCGCCGTGGGCGTCGGCCTTCTCATCTGGGGGTTTCTTGAGACCGGCCGGCCCTGGGGTGGCGGGGTGTGGGCGCGCGTCGCCGTCTTCGGTGCGGCCGTGGCGGTTCTGGCGCTGTTCGTCCTGGTGGAGCGACGCGCGTCGGAGCCGGTGCTGCCGCTCGGCGCGTTCCGGCAGCCGATGCTCGCCGGCGCCAACTTCAGCAACGTCGTGCTCGGCATGATCGTGGTGGGGTTGAGCTCGTTCATCCCGACGTTCGTCCAGGGCGTGCTCGGCGCGACGCCCCTCGTGGCCGGGTTCACCCTCGGGATGATGTCGATCGGCTGGCCGCTCGCCTCGAGCGTGTCGGGGCGCCTCTACCTGCGCCTTGGCTTCCGCCGCACGGCCCAGATCGGGACCGTCCTCTGCGCGGCGGCCGGCGCGGTTCTCCTGCTGGTGCGCCCGGCGAGTTCCGTCGCGCACGTCGCGCTGGGCTGCTTCGCCATGGGCGCCGGACTGGGGCTGGCGACCACGTCCGTGCTCGTCGCCGTGCAGGCGGCCGTCGAATGGCAGCAGCGCGGGATGGCGACGGGCGCGGTGACGTTCATGCGCATGCTCGGCAGCGCCGTGGGCGCGTCCCTGTACGGCGGCATCGTCAACGCGACGCTGGCGAGGGCGCTGGCGACGGCGCCGGGCCTTCTCCGCACGCAGCTGCCGGCGACGACCGACGTGGCGTCGACTCTCATGGAACGCGCCTCAACCGGCGCGTCGCCGGAGGCGCTCGCCTACGTGCGGGCGGCGCTCTACTCCGGCGTGCACCACGTGTTCGCGGTGACGGTGGTGGCCGCGGCGCTGGCCTTCTGGTTCGTGACGTGGATCCCCGCGCGGGTGGAGCGGATCCGGGTGTAACCGCCCGGGCGGAGGATAGGACTTGGCCCCCCGGCGGCGAATCCTTTCGGGCGCGCCCGTCCCTCGTGGAGGGTGTCGGCAAGCCCGCACACTCGGCGCCGGGGAGGTCTGTCCTTGTCAACGGGAGCGTCATCGCGCGCCCGCCGCTCGCGCGGCGCGCTTGTCAAGGCGGCGGTCAGCATCCTCCTGGCAGCGGCCTTCACCGTGCCGCTCGCCCTGCCGATCGGCCCCCTGCCTGCGCTCGGGCCGACGTTCAACCCGGTCACCGGCGTTTTCGCCGGAGTCTCGCGCGACATGCCGGAGAAGCTCGCCCTGCCGGGCCTGCAGGCGCCGGTCGCCGTCCGCGAGGATGCCTACGCGGTGCCGCACATCTTCGCACAGAACGATCACGACGTCTTCTTCGCCCAGGGCTACCTGGTGGCCCGCAACCGCATGGTGCAGATGGACCTCATGCGGCGCAGCGGGTCCGGGCGGCTGGCGGAGATCCTCGGCGAAAGCCTTGTGCCTTCGGACGCGCTGCAGCTGACGCTCGGTCTCCGGCGCACGGCCGAGGCGGAGGCGCGGACGCTGAAGGCCGAGTATCCAGAGGTGTACGCGCATCTTCAAGCCTACGCCGACGGCGTGAATGCCTGGCTTGAGGAGGCGCGGCGGACGCACGCGCTGCCTGCGCCCTTCCGCCTGCTCGGTTACGTGCCGGAGCCGTGGACGCCGGTCGATTCGCTCGTCGTCCAGGGCATCATGACGGAGGATCTCGCCCTCTCCATGCAGCCGCTGGCGCGCGTGGTCGCGGAGGCAAAGCTGGGAAGCGCCCGCGCCGGCGCCCTGTTCCCGGAATTGCCGGTCAACGAGCAGCACCCGTACGATCCGGGCCCGTATCCGCAGGACGCGCCCGTGGACGCGGCGACCCTACGGGCACGCGCGCTGGACTTCGGTCCCGGGGCCGGGGTCGGCGGCGCGGTCGGCGGGGGCGAACCCCAGACCGCCGCGGGCGCGCCGCGGCCGGGCTGGCCCGGGCCGGCGGCTGCCGCTCAGGTCGCTCGCGCCGGAGGCGCCCCCGTTTCGGGCGGCGCCGGTGCCGAGATCGGAGGCGCGGCCGCATCGCCCGCCGACTTCGCGGACGCGCTGGCCGGTTTCCTGAGAGTGGTGTCCGGGGCGGCGGGACCGCTCGCCACGGCGATCTTCCAACACCCCGGCAACAGCAACAACTGGGTTGTCGACGGGACGCTCACGGATACCGGCAAGCCGTACCTGGCCGGCGACCCGCACCTCGCCCTGACCCTGCCCGCCATCTGGTACGAGGTGCACCTGAACGCGCCGGACCTCGACGTCTACGGCGTCAGCATTCCGGGGACGCCGGGGGTCGTGATCGGCCACAACCGCGACGTCGCGTGGAGCCTCACGAACACGGAGAACCAGCAGACCTTCTTCTACTCCGAGGTCGTGAGCCCGCAGCATCCGGATGCCTACCTGTACAAGGGCCGATGGGTGAAGTTCTCCCACTACGCGGTGGACATCAGGGTCAAGGGCGGCGCCACGAAGCATCTGGACATCCCGTGGACGGTGCACGGTCCGGTGTTGAGCGAGTTGCCGGGCGTGCCGCCGCTTCATGGGCTGACGGTGTCCATGGCCTACACCGGCAACCTTGACTCGCACGACTTCGTCGCGATCGACCGGCTCATGCGGGCCAAGAGCGCCTCGGACGTGAGGGCGGCGTTGCGGGAGTGGGGCAGCCCGACGCAGAACTTCGCCTACGCCACGCGGCAGGGGGACATCGGCATCATCTCCGCCGGCTACTACCCCCTCATCGCCGGCGACGCCAAACCGTGGCTTCTGCTCCCGGGGACCGGCGAGGCCGACTGGATCGGGCTGATCCCCTACGAGCGGGTTCCGCAGGTGCACAACCCTGCTTGGCACTACGCGTTCACCGCGAACCAGCGGGAGGTCGGCCCGGGGTACCCGTACTACATCGGAACGACGGACAACTTTTTCGCCGAGGGCTACCGCGCCGACACCATCGACGCGTTCCTCGCCGACCCGGCGAACCGCCCGCTGACGCAGGAGAAGATGGCGGAATTGCAAACCTCCAACCGCGACGCCATGGCGCAGCGCGTGGTGCCGGCCCTCGTCCGGGCTGTTCGCGCCGCGGGCGACGTGCCCGCCGACGTGAAAACGGCGGCCGACCTGCTCGCCCGGTGGGATGGCGTGATGGACAAGGACGAGGCGGCGCCGGCCATCTGGTGGGTCTTTCTCGACCATTACGTGAAGGACACGTTCGGGCCGTGGTGGGCGAAGACCGGGCTCGACAAGGTGCCGGGA
Proteins encoded in this window:
- the polA gene encoding DNA polymerase I, coding for MASPAPVDVRVLADAGEWREAFASLRDANHVAVAFLPDRPDTHPVPPAALAVAAGGGPVWAGPCRTETLALLADLPCPAIGHGLKPLLTAAAYAGLPVPRLAFDTELAAYLLDPGRSTYPLEDLVRHRLGEELPPLEPGGDTDTRLRALARRAHAVHRLVGPLRAELQAMGLERLYDDVELPLVPVLARVEAAGICVDRAALEELGRTFAARIAELEQEIYDLAGGPFNINSTQQLGVILFERLGLAPLRKTKTGYSTDAETLEALSAEHPLPARVLEYRGLVKLRGTYVEGLAEQIDPATGRIHTTLAQTVAATGRLSSVDPNLQNIPVREEMGRQLRKAFVAPPGHLLLAVDYSQIELRLLAHFSQDEGMMAAFRDAADIHRQTAAEVFGVPLEAVTPEMRSAAKAVNFGIVYGISDFGLSRNLGISREAAHEFIARYFERYPGVKRYLDETVRQAREAGYVRTLFGRIRHLPDIHSRNFARRQYAERTAMNTPLQGTAADLIKVAMLRADRALREQGLRARMVLQVHDELIFEVPEEELQAVRDLAIDALSGAARLRVPLVAEAKCGPNWYAMRPI
- the mutM gene encoding bifunctional DNA-formamidopyrimidine glycosylase/DNA-(apurinic or apyrimidinic site) lyase, translating into MPELPEVETVRRSLAPWVEGRRIAEVHVFSPHVVDGDPDAFARAVRGLRVRRLARRGKYLLFRMDPPHTLAVHLRMTGRLLYLAPSGRAPRVERGAPGIHSQRGRALALGWQAPSWLAGLGEAALAAAGPPQHTHLAALFDDGGVLMFNDVRKFGRVALWPGASPPPLVRLGPEPLSRAFTAERWAQILAGRRAPIKALLLDQHSVAGLGNIYADEALWRARVHPARPAASLAKEDVARLHRAVRRVLREAIDHRGTTLRDYRDGAGQAGGYAPHLRVYGRAGQPCRRCGRTLEKTVVAGRGTTYCPACQSR
- the ytaF gene encoding sporulation membrane protein YtaF, translated to MLSAVLIAVAVSLDGLVVGAAYGVHRIRLHVAGLAIIGATSTLLVAAAQAAGGRLAAWLPPEWAGRLGGLMLIAVGVTFLLQQRASRAPSDSDTRPRSTSRVIQIWRAPEAADADRSGTIDWREALVLGLALSMDAFGAGLGAAIGGWGGALLPWLVGASQITFVACGRFLGRHAFSTVAARLDVLPAVLLIAVGLARLA
- a CDS encoding dephospho-CoA kinase — its product is MYLIGLTGGIASGKSTAAAALRAAGAPVVDADALAREVVEPGRPAYDAIVRAFGPSVVRPDGRLDRAALGRLVFADEARRRELEAIVHPAVGAEIEAWLARQKDAGAPAAVLEIPLLFESGWDRRVDESWVIDVPVETQVERLVRRDGLSREEARARVAAQLPREERLRRATRVFFNDGDVESLKAAVTAAWREVLAKIGGGAA
- a CDS encoding lytic transglycosylase domain-containing protein translates to MTRRRRWWTAVAVVLALVGAALAARLAVYAAYPFPYRDIIEEAAREYGFDPFLIAAVIRTESRFRPDAVSPPGARGLMQLMPDTARQLAAKDGYASFDDDMLFDPRVNVQLGTQYLAELRSAFDGSLPAALAAYNGGRRNVRSWLAEGVWDGTFEHAERVPFLETRRFLERVHRAHRIYAWLYRGE
- a CDS encoding APC family permease is translated as MACVSGSGQPVWRLLKRLLIGRPLPTWAQESERIGIARALAVLSADALSSVAYATEETLIVLVAAGFTQTTVVLPISLAIIGLLALLALSYRQVIFAYPSGGGAYVVARDNLGTTASLVAAAALLVDYTLTVAVSISSGVDALISAVGTLAPYRVDVALLIVFAVMIINLRGVRESGFVFAVPTYLFIAMLAVTILVDLTHHSPRHVSPVTGFAAVHTMSWLLLFRAFSSGSTALTGVEAISNGVPLFREPQARNAARTLTLMAIILGSLFLGSSYLAVRDGILPRPEQTVLSQLGHEAFGSGFAYYLLQTATILILSLAANTSFNGFPILASILARDGYLPRQLTHRGDRLGYSNGIVILAMLAALLLVAFHARTTKLIPLYAIGVFISFTLSQAGLVKRWLTRREGRWRQALVINGVGAAATLLVLVVFTVGKFFEGAWIVVVVIPLLVLMFMSIKRHYLHVAHQLSLQGYRDPRRIVNKVIVPVSGLTRPTAWALKYAKTLSPDVTAVLVASDDAEEERMREKWAQWGVTVPLVVIRSPYRSVLGPLLEYLDHLQKVGPEEDRSVYTVVTVVIPEFVPERWWHVILHNQFALALKAALLFKPGVLVTSVPYHLSYRHD
- a CDS encoding MFS transporter codes for the protein MWVLAGLMLSTALAAMDGTIVATASPSIVAELGGFALFPWLFSLYLLSQAVTIPIYGKLADLYGRKPVLLFGIAAFVLGSVLCGFSWSMIALIVFRGLQGIGAGAVLPITMTIVGDLFSVEERARIQGYVSSVWGISAVVAPAVGGLFVQYASWRWVFLVNVPIGALAAWTIVRFLHERVASRAHRIDVPGAALLAVGVGLLIWGFLETGRPWGGGVWARVAVFGAAVAVLALFVLVERRASEPVLPLGAFRQPMLAGANFSNVVLGMIVVGLSSFIPTFVQGVLGATPLVAGFTLGMMSIGWPLASSVSGRLYLRLGFRRTAQIGTVLCAAAGAVLLLVRPASSVAHVALGCFAMGAGLGLATTSVLVAVQAAVEWQQRGMATGAVTFMRMLGSAVGASLYGGIVNATLARALATAPGLLRTQLPATTDVASTLMERASTGASPEALAYVRAALYSGVHHVFAVTVVAAALAFWFVTWIPARVERIRV
- a CDS encoding penicillin acylase family protein is translated as MSTGASSRARRSRGALVKAAVSILLAAAFTVPLALPIGPLPALGPTFNPVTGVFAGVSRDMPEKLALPGLQAPVAVREDAYAVPHIFAQNDHDVFFAQGYLVARNRMVQMDLMRRSGSGRLAEILGESLVPSDALQLTLGLRRTAEAEARTLKAEYPEVYAHLQAYADGVNAWLEEARRTHALPAPFRLLGYVPEPWTPVDSLVVQGIMTEDLALSMQPLARVVAEAKLGSARAGALFPELPVNEQHPYDPGPYPQDAPVDAATLRARALDFGPGAGVGGAVGGGEPQTAAGAPRPGWPGPAAAAQVARAGGAPVSGGAGAEIGGAAASPADFADALAGFLRVVSGAAGPLATAIFQHPGNSNNWVVDGTLTDTGKPYLAGDPHLALTLPAIWYEVHLNAPDLDVYGVSIPGTPGVVIGHNRDVAWSLTNTENQQTFFYSEVVSPQHPDAYLYKGRWVKFSHYAVDIRVKGGATKHLDIPWTVHGPVLSELPGVPPLHGLTVSMAYTGNLDSHDFVAIDRLMRAKSASDVRAALREWGSPTQNFAYATRQGDIGIISAGYYPLIAGDAKPWLLLPGTGEADWIGLIPYERVPQVHNPAWHYAFTANQREVGPGYPYYIGTTDNFFAEGYRADTIDAFLADPANRPLTQEKMAELQTSNRDAMAQRVVPALVRAVRAAGDVPADVKTAADLLARWDGVMDKDEAAPAIWWVFLDHYVKDTFGPWWAKTGLDKVPGLELRPNFAPLDQALEVLTTAPVDSPEYQALDHPGGARESWFDDPVKGLHRTREQVMVQALEDAVKDLKQRLGPDPGAWRWGELHHRLVESLLQAPALARGPFPADGDAFTPNAAGGEPSTHGPSWRMIANLADWSSSWGVYPGGQSWDPSSAHYDDQLPLWRAYRYKTLPFPATPGEAGGWVRRAYTLEPAGGGAR